In a single window of the Littorina saxatilis isolate snail1 linkage group LG3, US_GU_Lsax_2.0, whole genome shotgun sequence genome:
- the LOC138961446 gene encoding uncharacterized protein, with the protein MADRPTSDKRIQKSPCTEDFALNFRTSDELHSYLKAILPGFLDNVDPDQLMDILLQNGHLGQYDHEALNSKDVPTCRDKARKVWFRLHKLHVSDFNKDVAPYLFDRYPHIIPEEYFAHKIPTSPDNSLPNDSKPEDGGLEATLDSLGAPCVPREIKRNGHPKWVADLKYHYGYLDLTQYKEILRKIEKGEDVYETLFNACRSVNDDDANRLAIANSFCRQVKTLQHYNPKDLAESLASGLPCTCSTCSVEMRRPSTARRGETWPRLEKNEKLQNASRHPDGTHSAVFADHDMLEWATKVGLSEEAISILNDHKFKSMKDMLLLNSDNLAECFKNENRFSGRDIAILRKEVDSLAFPSNILDYLQPGHSVRILVLGNTGSGKSATGNTILGNKDFGESFELQSETTECTLKKLEQAGNEVQIMECPGMNSTGRTREDIKETVVNAVWKMHPGFNAILHVIRLGRYTLQEYEDFLAQKDMFHEDITKHTVVLFTHGDQADKKGKGEAEEMIQQRAPELLQQVLKECGNRYVVFNNVTKDPRPQLKRLAKVITKMIASNNGEAYVPKLPIAHCPRL; encoded by the exons ATGGCCGATCGACCGACTTCTGACAAGCGAATACAAAAGAGTCCATGCACAGAGGACTTCGCACTGAACTTCC GCACAAGTGATGAGCTGCACAGTTACTTAAAAGCAATATTACCCGGCTTTCTGGACAATGTCGACCCTGACCAGCTGATGGACATTCTGCTTCAAAACGGTCATCTCGGACAGTACGACCATGAAGCCTTGAACTCAAAAGATGTTCCAACCTGCAGAGATAAG GCCAGAAAAGTGTGGTTCCGCCTCCATAAACTTCACGTCTCTGACTTCAACAAGGACGTCGCCCCGTATTTGTTTGATCGCTACCCTCACATCATTCCCGAGGAGTACTTCGCCCACAAGATTCCTACTTCACCCGACAACTCTCTACCGAATGATTCCAAGCCTGAAGACGGCGGACTAGAGGCAACATTGGACAGCCTGGGCGCGCCCTGTGTACCTCGTGAGATTAAGCGCAATGGACATCCCAAGTGGGTGGCTGATTTGAAATACCATTACGGGTACCTTGACTTGACACAATACAA aGAAATTCTTCGCAAAATAGAGAAGGGTGAGGATGTTTACGAGACTCTTTTTAACGCCTGTCGCAGCgtcaatgatgatgatgcaaaTCGACTTGCAATTGCCAACAGTTTCTGCCGCCAAGTCAAAACGTTGCAACATTACAATCCCAAAGACCTGGCCGAGTCGCTGGCATCTGGTTTGCCCTGCACATGCTCAACATGCTCAGTTGAAATGAGGAGACCATCTACTGCACGACGT GGAGAAACCTGGCCAAGACTTGAAAAGAACGAAAAACTTCAAAATGCCTCCAGACACCCTGACGGCACACACTCTGCTG TGTTTGCAGACCATGATATGTTGGAATGGGCTACGAAAGTTGGCTTGTCAGAGGAAGCCATCAGCATACTCAATGACCATAAGTTTAAATCAATGAAGGACATGTTACTCTTGAACTCCGACAACCTCGCAGAGTGCTTCAAAAACGAAAACCGCTTTTCCGGCAGAGACATTGCTATATTGAGGAAGGAAGTGGACTCCCTAGCTTTCCCCAGCAATATTCTCGACTATCTTCAACCAG GACATTCTGTTCGAATCCTGGTTCTTGGAAACACCGGCAGTGGCAAAAGCGCGACAGGAAACACCATTTTAGGGAATAAGGATTTTGGCGAATCTTTCGAACTCCAGTCCGAAACCACAGAGTGTACGCTCAAGAAGTTGGAGCAAGCTGGGAATGAAGTGCAG ATCATGGAGTGTCCAGGGATGAACTCGACCGGTCGGACGCGTGAAGATATCAAGGAAACCGTGGTCAACGCGGTTTGGAAAATGCACCCTGGGTTTAACGCTATTCTTCACGTCATCAGACTCGGCCGCTACACACTACAAGAGTATGAAGACTTCCTGGCGCAGAAAGACATGTTTCACGAGGATATCACGAAGCACACTGTCGTTCTGTTCACGCATGGCGATCAGGCTGATAAAAAGGGCAAAGGGGAAGCCGAGGAAATGATACAACAGAGAGCTCCTGAACTGTTGCAACAGGTCCTCAAAGAGTGTGGGAATCGGTATGTCGTCTTCAACAACGTCACCAAGGATCCCAGGCCTCAACTCAAGCGTCTCGCAAAAGTGATCACGAAAATGATTGCGTCCAACAATGGCGAGGCGTATGTACCTAAGTTGCCCATTGCCCATTGCCCACGATTATAA